Within Stella humosa, the genomic segment CCCGGCCGCGAAGACCGGCGCGTCGAGCCGGGCGCGGTAGATGAGCTGCACCTGGCTGATGCGCGGGATCTCGTAGACGGCCAGCAGCCCGTCGATGACGATGCGGGCCTGGGCCTCCTCCCACGCCTCGCGCATCGCCCCCTCGGCGGTGGTCTCGTTCAGCTCCATGTAGCCGGCCGGCAGGGTCCAGTAGTCGCGCCGGGGGTTGATCGCCCGCCGGCACAGCAGGAACCGGTCCCCCCAGGTGACGACCGACCCCACGACCAGCTTGGGGTTCTCGTAGTGGACGAAGCCGCAATCGCCGCAGACCAGCCGCTCCAGCGAATCGCCGTCCGGCACGCGCCGGGCGAAGCCGCGGAAGGGGTCCTCGTCGGCGCCGGCCATGGCGGTCGGCTCAGGCCCGCGCGCGGACGATGGCGCCGGTCGCCAGCCGGTCGGCGCGCTCATTCTCGGGGTGGCCGGCATGGCCGCGAACCCAGTGCCACGAGATGGCGTGGCGGCCGGCGGCGGCCTCCAGCCGCTGCCACAGGTCGACGTTCTTCACCGGCTTGCGGTCGGCCGTCTTCCACCCGTTGCGCTTCCAGCCATGGATCCACTTGGTGATGCCGTCGCGCAGGTAGGTGCTGTCGGTATGGATGCGCACGGTCATCGGCCGCGTCAGGGATTCCAGGCCGGCGATGGCGGCCATCATCTCCATCCGGTTGTTGGTGGTGATGGGCTCGCCGCCCGCCAACTCCTTCTCCGTCCCGCGCCAGCGCAGCACCACGCCCCAGCCGCCGGGGCCGGGATTGCCGCTGCAGGCACCGTCGGTGAACAGGTCCACGGCCTCGCCGGCTGTGCCGTCGCTCGTCGTCTCACCCAAGTCCATAGGCCCCCACATCGCGTACGCCCTGGTGGAAGCGCAGCTTGGAAAGATACTCCAGCGGGTCCTTCGGCTTCACGAAGGCGCCCGGCGGCTGGTTCAGCCAGTCATAGAGGCGGGTCAGCAGGAAACGCAGCGCGCTGCCCCGGGCCAGCACCGGCAGTGCGGCATATTCGGCCGCCGACAGGGGCCGGACGGCCTCGTAGCGGGTCAGCAGCAGGCGCGCCTTGGTCACGTTGAAGCTGCCGTCCGCTTCGAAGCACCAGGCGTTCAGGCAGATCGCGATGTCATAGGCGAAGGCGTCGTTGCAGGCGAAGTAGAAGTCGATGACGCCCGTCAGCTCCAGGTCGCGGAAGAAGACGTTGTCGGGGAACAGGTCGGCATGGATGACGCCGGCCGGCAGGTCCTGCGGCCAGTGCCGCTCGAGCCAGGCCAGCTCGGTCGCCAGTTCCTCGGCCAGGCCCGGCCGCACCTCGTGCGCGCGCTCGGCCGATGCCGCCAGCAGCCGCGGCCAGCCGCCGACCGACAGGTCGTTGGGCCGCCGGATGGCGAAACCCTCGCCCGCTTGGTGCAGGCGCGCCATGCCCTCGCCGACCCCCGCGCAATGCACGGCCAGGATGCGCCGCGGCCACAGCCCCTCCAGGAAGGTGACGATGGCCGCCGGGCGGCCGCAGAGCTGGCGCAGGGCCAGGCCGTCGCGCCCCTTCACCGGTGTCGGGCAGGCGAAGCCGCGCGCCGCCAGATGCTCCATCAGGCCCAGGAAGAAAGGCAGGTCGCCCGCGCGCACCCGCTTCTCGTAGAGCGTCAGGATGTAGCTGCCGCGCTCGGTCCGCAGCAGGAAGTTGGAATTCTCGACACCCTCGGCGATGCCCTTGAAGGCCGTCACGGCCCCCAGGTCGTATTCGGCGACGAAGGCTGCCAGCTCGTCGTCGGGAACGTCGGTATAGACGGCCAAACCGCCTCCGCTGGGGCTCGTGGATGCCAGGGGCACCCCCCGGGCGACCCTCGTGCTTGTACCGGCTCCGCCCGCTCGACTACATTCGCCGCCTCGGGGGCCGGGCGGCGGAACTTAGACCAAGGCCGTTCGCCTTGCAAAGCAACCGATGGGCGCAAAGCAACCGATGGGCCGGGCTGCCGCAGGCCGGCGCGACGACGGAAGTGACCGATGACCGACCCGGTGCCGGCGCAGCTCGCGCCCTACAACGTGAAGGTGCGGGCCGGCCGGAAGTATTTCTGGTGCGCCTGCGGACGGTCGCGGCAGCAGCCGTTCTGCGACGGCTCCCATGGCGGCACCGGCATCACCGCGATGCAGTGGACGGCCGCGGCCGATGGGGAAATCTGGTTTTGCGGCTGCAAGCGGACGGCGAACGCGCCGTTGTGCGACGGCAGCCACGAGAGGGCTTGATGGCGAATTCTACTGGCAATCTGCGTGCCCCGACCCTGCTGGCCCTGGCCGCGACCGGCCTCGTGCTGGCGGGCTGCGGCAGCCTCAATCCATTCGGCAAGTCCGAGACGCCGCCGGCCTGCCCCAGGGCGGTCGTCGTCAACGACCTGTCGCGGGTGACCGAGTACCGCCCCGGCGCCGGCCGCGACCTGTCCGACGTGGTCTACAGCGCCGGGATCGAGCGGGTCGATTCGACCTGCGAGTATGACCGCCGGCGCAAGGTGACGATGCAGACGACGGTGAACCTGGTGGTCGAGCGCGGCCCCGCCGATCGCGCCCGCCAGGCACAGGTCACCTATTTCGTCGCCGTGGCCGACGCCGCCAACCAGGTTCTGGCGCGTGAGACCTTCACCGTGCCGGTGAAGTTCGAGGGCAACGTCACCCGCATGCAGGCGAGCGAGGAGATCGAGCAGGTCATCCAGCTGGGCGGCGGCACGGGTGCCGGCCACAAGATCTTCGTCGGCTTCCCGCTGACCGAGGAGCAGCTCAACCAGAACCGCCGCCGCTGACGGCGGCCCGCGGGCCGCGGCCGCGGGAGACTGTTGTACTTTTGCCGCGCAGGGACTAGCCTCCGGGCCAGTCCGATAGACCCCCCGCGGGAGAGATCGGCGGGCCGCTTCGTTCTCTGGAACGGTGCGGCCATCGTCGGAGCCGAAGGCGCAACCGCCCCGGAAACGCTCAGGCAAACGGACCGCGAGGGGTAGGACGCTCTGGAAAGCGGACGGGCAACCGTCCCACCGACGAGGTAAGCCGCGTTGCGGTGAATCTTTCAGGTTCTCGGGACAGAGGGGGCGGCAACCGGTGCCCGATGGCGCCGGTTTTCAGCAACTGTCGGGTTCCGAGGCCGATGACCGAATCAGCTCTGAAGGAAACGCCGCTTCACGCCCTGCATGTCGCCCTTGGCGCACGCATGGTGGAGTTCGCGGGCTATGCGATGCCGGTCCAGTACCCGACCGGCATCCTGACCGAGCACCTGCACACGCGCGCCGGCGCCGGCCTGTTCGACGTGTCGCACATGGGCCAGATCCGCCTGTCCGGCGCCGATGTGGCGCAGCACCTGGAAACCCTGGTGCCGGGCGACATCAAGGGCCTGGCCCCCGGCCGTCAGCGCTACACGCTCTTGACCAACGACGCCGCCGGCATCCTGGACGACCTGATGGTCACCAACGCCGGCGACCATCTCTTCGTCGTCGTCAATGCCGGCTGCAAGCATGCGGACCTGGCCCATATCCAGGCGCATCTCGGCGGCAAGGTCGCCATCGAGGCGCAGTTCGACCGCGCCCTGCTGGCCCTCCAGGGCCCGCAGGCGGCCGCCGTCCTGCTGCGGCTGGCGCCCGAGGCCGGCAGTCTCGGCTTCATGGCCGGCCGCGAGATCGCCGTCGACGGCGTTCCCTGCTTCGTCACCCGTTCGGGCTACACCGGCGAGGACGGCTACGAGATCGCCATTCCGGCCGACCAAGCCGAGCGGATCGCCCGGCGCCTGCTGGCCGAGCCCGAGGTGAAGCCGATCGGCCTCGGCGCGCGGGATTCGCTGCGCCTGGAAGCCGGCCTCTGCCTGCACGGCCACGACATCGACGCCACCATCACGCCGATCGAGGCTGGCCTCAACTGGGTCATCGGCAAGCGCCGCCGGGCCGAGGGCGGCTATCCGGGTGCGGCCGTCGTGGCCGAGCAACTGGCCAACGGCCCGAAGCGCCGCCGCGTCGGCATCCTGCCCGAGGGGCGCCAGCCCGCGCGCGAAGGGACCCCGCTGACCGACGCCGCCGGCAACCCGGTCGGCACCATCACGTCGGGCGGCTTCGGCCCCAGCTTCGGCGGCCCGGTCGCCATGGGCTATGTCGATGCCGCCCATGCCGCCGACGGCACCGCCCTGCAGGCCGTCGTGCGCGGGCAGCCGCGCCCGGCCGCCGTCGCCCCGATGCCTTTCGTACCCCACCGCTACTACCGGCCATGAGGAGCACCATGAGCACGATCAAGTTCACCCAAGAGCATGAGTGGATCCGGGTCGAAGGCGACGTCGGCACCGTCGGCATCACCGATTTCGCCCAGAACCAGCTCGGCGACGTGGTGTTCGTGGAACTGCCGCCCGTGGGCCGGAAGGTGACGAAGGGCGGCGATGCCGCCGTCGTCGAGTCGGTGAAGGCCGCCAGCGAGGTCTATTCGCCGGTCACCGGCGAGGTGATCGAGATCAACCAGGCGATCGTCGACGAGCCGGCCAAGGTGAATGCCGACCCGCAGGGCGAGGCGTGGTTCTTCAAGGTCCGCCTGGCCGTGCCGGCCGAGCTGGACGCGATGATGGACGAGGCGGGCTACGCCGCCTTTGCCGAGGGGCAGCACTGACATGCGCTACCTGCCGCTGACCGAGGCGGATCGGCGCGACATGCTGGCCGCCATCGGCGCGCCATCGGTCGACGCGCTCTTCCGCGACGTGCCCGAGGTCGCGCGCCGCAAGGACGGGCTCGACCTGCCGCCGCACCAGGGCGAGCTGGAGGTCGAGCGCGCCCTGTCGGCGATGGCGGCCAAGAACGTCGCCGCCGGCTCCGTCCCCTTCTTCCTGGGCGGCGGCGCCTATCGCCACCACGTCCCGGCCGCGGTCGACCATCTGATCCAGCGCGGCGAGTTCCTCACCTCCTATACCCCCTACCAGCCGGAGGTGACCCAGGGGACGCTGCAATACCTCTTCGAGTTCCAGACCCAGGTGGCGCTGCTGACCGGGATGGATGTCGCCAACGCCTCGCTCTATGACGGCGCCACGGCGACGGCCGAGGCGGTGACGATGGCCAACCGCGTCACCGGCCGCCGCCGCTCGGTCCTGTCGGGCAGCCTGCACCCGCACTATCGCGAGGTGGTGGAGACGCTGGCCCGCTTCGTCGGCTTCCGCGTCGATTCGCAGCCCCTCGACCCGGCCGGGAGCGAGGACCTGGCCGCCCTGGTCGATGGCGAGACGTCCTGCGTCGTGGTCCAGAACCCGGATTTCTTCGGCCGGGTGCGCGACCTGCGGCCGCTGGCCGAGGCCTGCCACGCCAAGGGTGCGCTGCTGGTCGTCGTCGTGACAGAAATCGTGTCGCTGGGCGCGCTCACCTCGCCCGGCGAGATGGGGGCCGACATCGTCGCGGCCGAGGGGCAGTCGATCGGCAACGGCCTCAATTTCGGCGGCCCCTATGTCGGCC encodes:
- a CDS encoding NUDIX hydrolase, which encodes MAGADEDPFRGFARRVPDGDSLERLVCGDCGFVHYENPKLVVGSVVTWGDRFLLCRRAINPRRDYWTLPAGYMELNETTAEGAMREAWEEAQARIVIDGLLAVYEIPRISQVQLIYRARLDAPVFAAGPESLEVALFGWDEIPWDRLAFPSVRWALHHHREAAGEVVPIPRRNPEGDAGDHR
- the rnhA gene encoding ribonuclease HI, translated to MDLGETTSDGTAGEAVDLFTDGACSGNPGPGGWGVVLRWRGTEKELAGGEPITTNNRMEMMAAIAGLESLTRPMTVRIHTDSTYLRDGITKWIHGWKRNGWKTADRKPVKNVDLWQRLEAAAGRHAISWHWVRGHAGHPENERADRLATGAIVRARA
- a CDS encoding homoserine kinase; translation: MAVYTDVPDDELAAFVAEYDLGAVTAFKGIAEGVENSNFLLRTERGSYILTLYEKRVRAGDLPFFLGLMEHLAARGFACPTPVKGRDGLALRQLCGRPAAIVTFLEGLWPRRILAVHCAGVGEGMARLHQAGEGFAIRRPNDLSVGGWPRLLAASAERAHEVRPGLAEELATELAWLERHWPQDLPAGVIHADLFPDNVFFRDLELTGVIDFYFACNDAFAYDIAICLNAWCFEADGSFNVTKARLLLTRYEAVRPLSAAEYAALPVLARGSALRFLLTRLYDWLNQPPGAFVKPKDPLEYLSKLRFHQGVRDVGAYGLG
- a CDS encoding CDGSH iron-sulfur domain-containing protein translates to MTDPVPAQLAPYNVKVRAGRKYFWCACGRSRQQPFCDGSHGGTGITAMQWTAAADGEIWFCGCKRTANAPLCDGSHERA
- the gcvT gene encoding glycine cleavage system aminomethyltransferase GcvT; this translates as MTESALKETPLHALHVALGARMVEFAGYAMPVQYPTGILTEHLHTRAGAGLFDVSHMGQIRLSGADVAQHLETLVPGDIKGLAPGRQRYTLLTNDAAGILDDLMVTNAGDHLFVVVNAGCKHADLAHIQAHLGGKVAIEAQFDRALLALQGPQAAAVLLRLAPEAGSLGFMAGREIAVDGVPCFVTRSGYTGEDGYEIAIPADQAERIARRLLAEPEVKPIGLGARDSLRLEAGLCLHGHDIDATITPIEAGLNWVIGKRRRAEGGYPGAAVVAEQLANGPKRRRVGILPEGRQPAREGTPLTDAAGNPVGTITSGGFGPSFGGPVAMGYVDAAHAADGTALQAVVRGQPRPAAVAPMPFVPHRYYRP
- the gcvH gene encoding glycine cleavage system protein GcvH yields the protein MSTIKFTQEHEWIRVEGDVGTVGITDFAQNQLGDVVFVELPPVGRKVTKGGDAAVVESVKAASEVYSPVTGEVIEINQAIVDEPAKVNADPQGEAWFFKVRLAVPAELDAMMDEAGYAAFAEGQH
- the gcvPA gene encoding aminomethyl-transferring glycine dehydrogenase subunit GcvPA; its protein translation is MRYLPLTEADRRDMLAAIGAPSVDALFRDVPEVARRKDGLDLPPHQGELEVERALSAMAAKNVAAGSVPFFLGGGAYRHHVPAAVDHLIQRGEFLTSYTPYQPEVTQGTLQYLFEFQTQVALLTGMDVANASLYDGATATAEAVTMANRVTGRRRSVLSGSLHPHYREVVETLARFVGFRVDSQPLDPAGSEDLAALVDGETSCVVVQNPDFFGRVRDLRPLAEACHAKGALLVVVVTEIVSLGALTSPGEMGADIVAAEGQSIGNGLNFGGPYVGLFATRDRFVRQMPGRLVGQTVDAEGRRGWVLTLSTREQHIRREKATSNICTNSGLCTLAFTIHLSLLGEAGLTQLAAINHAKAAKLADRLAAIPGVTVLNDTFFNEFTVRLPRPAAGIVDALAARPIIAGVPVSRFASGHDDLLVLAVTETVTDADMDALVTALEESLR